Genomic DNA from Rana temporaria chromosome 1, aRanTem1.1, whole genome shotgun sequence:
cagccacaacttgagagataggctcctcctcttccttaggaaacactgcacagcctttaaaatctctcctccccctgctagacctcagttcttagtgtttcctccggtggggagacactgctAAGGAACCAGGCAGGGCAGTCAGGGGACTGTGGCCATTATTTTTCCTATGTGGGAGGCAAGGGCTTCCTAAAGGAGATTGGGCGAAAAACTTACCGCCAAAAAACGCACCCCAACCAGGTCGAGCGCGACAGACGGTTTGTGGGGGGGTCCCTATCGTGTCCACAGGACCGTGGCGGGGGAACTCGGCTCCGGGCACCCTGATTACAGGccgcacattgtttttttttttttcaaaaagtgcgGGCCGAGTGGCgggcgacgtcacttccggtgcgcctcGGAAAGGATTCCCTGTGAcccgcgacttccggttccgggtcgcggcGCTGATAAGAGACCCACGCGTCCTGCTGGAGGTGTCGGATACTCGTTGGGACGAGTTAGACACAGCGCAACCACCCCACTATGTCGGTGACCTCTCCGGAACGGGACCCGACTAGGGACGCTACCTCCAGCCAGTCCAAGGTAAGGGTTCCTGGGGAGGGTTTCCCAAAACTTTAGACTGtgtcttttttccttcctctactttcccttggtggttgggggagaggagggatagGCAGCAAGGGCACCTAGCAGTAGTGTCTGTCTAGTGCTTCCCAGAGGGTTGTAACcatgttgttgtttttaaaaaaaaaaaaaaaaaaactttttttgtatctttGCTTTTTTAAATGTGGGTCCTTATGTCTTCTATTTTTCAGAAGAGCCTAGAAAAAAGccaagaaaaaacaggaaggacACATAGTTCTAAGAAGAAATGTGCTTCCTGTAGGGACTCCCTTCCTGATTCTTGGGCAAaagttttgtgcagagactgcatAAACTCTCTAGTTGGGGAAAGGGATGCAGAACAGGAGGATAGTCTAGCTGCTTCAGTTAAGGAACTGGCCTCTACCTTTTCCTCTTTCAAAACCTTGTTTGAAAGGGTGCAACCCCCCCCTGGTACCCACACAGGTTACAGCCCACCCTGATGTTCAGGGTCCTGCACCTGCCTCTCCTGATCCTTCAGCGGAAGCAGTTGATTTTGTAGGCCCTTCTCAGGGGCAGCACTCCTTAATGGAGAATGTTGCTTCCGACTCGCAGGCAGAGTCAGGTGAAGAAGACCAGGACAGTGAGTCCAAGAAGTCTTCCAGATACAAGCTATCTCTTGATGAGGTTGAGGAACTGCTAGGTGCCATTTACACGACCCTAGGCATTCACACGGATATTAAACCTCTTAGTCTCCATGACCAGATGAACAAAGGTCTAGGGGAACACAAGGGCAGGGTCTTCCCAGTGCACGAACTTCTGGTTGATACTgttaagaaggagtggcaggacCCTGAAAGAAAGCCTTTCTTTTCTCAATCCCTTAAGAGAAGGTTTCCCTTTGCGGAAGATTCCACGTCCGTTTGGAATAAGAACCCTAAATTAGATGCGGCCTTTTCACAAGTCTCTAAAAAGACTGATTTAGCATTTGAGGATATGGGCAACCTGACGGATGCTATGGATAAGAGAATGGACTCGTTGTTGAAAAAAGCATGGGAGTCCATAATTGGCAATTTAAAACCAGAATTGGCAGTTACAGTAGTGGCCCGTAATTTAGAACACTGGCTCTCAAAGATCCAAGAACATATTGAGGCAGATACGGACAAGGACACTATTTTGGCTTCCTTCCCCACAATTTTAAAAGGGGTAGCCTACATTGCGGATGCCTCAGCAGAATCCGTCCGCATGTCAGCCAGGTCAGCAGCCCTGGCTAATTCTGCcagaagagctctctggctcaagacttggtCAGGAGACATTGCGTCTAAGTTATGTGGGATTCCCTTTACAGGAGATCTCCTATTTGGTCCTGACCTGGAGTCAGTCTTAGACCGCACGGCggataagaaaaaatattttccgTTTAAACGTAAAACTCCACAAAAAGGGAGAGGGTTTCGTCCCCAGAGACAAACAGGGGTCCCGAAACCAGAGACTCAAAAAAGGATCTGGACACCTAGGGGTAGGGGAAGAGGAGCGATTTTTCGCCCACCTGAccagccccccaaaaaacaatgactcccagatcagagtggggggaaggttgggggccttcctcccacaatgggagtcTTTTTCCCCAAACAGGTACGTATTGGCGATAGTGAGAAGGGGGTATTCCCTAGAGTTCTCATTCCTTCCGCCACAGAGGTACCTGGTCACTCAGCTTCCCAGAGCCAAGGAAAAAGCAGAAGCTCTAGTGGGGGCCttgagggatctggaggtccaaaatgttgtttgcagagtcccaaaaggagaggagaaaagagggttTTACTCCCACGTTTTCGTGGTAAAGAAACCCTCTGGCAAGtacaggttaatcctaaaccTGAAACCGCTGAACAAGTCAGTAACATACAAAAGTTTCCGTATGGAGTCAATTTTCACGGTAAGGGCCCTCCTACCACAGAATTGCTTTATGGTCTCCCTGGACCTcagggacgcgtacctgcacgtaCCCATTGCAGAGGGGTCTCAGGAGTTTCTACGGCTAGCGATAGACTTGGGAACTTCGGTGGTGCACCTACAGTTCCAGGCCTTGCCATTCGGTCTATCCTCCTCACCCCgcgtgttcacaaaggtcctggCGGAACCAATAGCTTTTCTGCGTCTTCAGGGAGTGGGtataatagcgtacctggacgacctgcttcttttTGCAGCCTCTCCGGAACAAGTCTCCAGGGACCTGGAACTAACCAAAAAGACCCTTATGGACCTAGGTTGGCTGTTAAACCTGGAAAAATCCAGTCTAATACCATCGCAGCGCATTCCTTATTTAGGGTACACCCTGGACTCCACCCTGCTAAGGGTCTTCCTTCCATTAGAGAAGGCTCTAAAGTTAGAAAAGTCGGTATCTGccctccagggcagccatcaggtttCAATCAGATTCCTGATGTCAACACTAGGACTGTTAACTTCCACTCTACCGGCAGTCCAGtgggcagggattcactttcgGGCCCTGCAGGCCTTTGTACTCAGAATCTGGGACCACAGCTCAGAACACCTAGACGTCCTGGTACAGGTCCCAAGTCAGGTAAagagatccctctggtggtggagaaagatcACCAATCTGTCGCAGGGTCGTCTATGGCATATCCGGTCTCCACTGATTGTCACCACAGACGCCAGCggcagaggttggggggctcaccTGGGGGTACTTCCAGCACAGGGTGTTTGGGAAGTGGCAGAGCTGAAACATTCCTCCAactggaaggagctgagggcGATCGGTTTAGCTCTCATCTTCTTTCAGGAGAGACTTCGAGGACACCACGTCCAGGTGAGGTCAGACAATGCGTCGGCCGTggcctatgtaaacaaacaggGTGGCACCAGGTGTGTAGCCCTGTCGGCCATAACGACAAGAATCTTTCGCTGGGCCGAAACAAACACCCTGTCCTTATCAGCAGTTTTTCTAAAGGGGATAGAAAACAGTACAGCGGATTTCCTCAGTCGAAGTCAACTGAGGGAAGACGAGTGGTCCCTCAATCAGGAGGTCTTCCATCTTTTGGTCAAGAGATGGGGGTCTCCGGAGATGGATCTCTTCGCATCCAGGGAGAACGCAAAAACACATTGGTTTTTCTCTCGGGGCAGGGGAGAGGGAGCAAGAGGGATAGATGCCCTATCCCAGAGCTGGCGATTCGGGATTTGTTACGCCTTCCCACCCCCAGCTCTTCTACCACTGGTCCTGAGAAAATTTCAGCTGGAGAACACCTCACTTATCCTTATGGCACCCCactggcccaagagggcttgGTTTTCGGTTCTCAAGCAACTGACCACAGaaccccctctttttcttcctcttcgagaggatctcctctcgcaGGGTCCAGTTCTATGCCCACAGGTACACAGGTGGAACCTTGCGGCGTGGTTACTGAGGAGTCCTTGCTGAGGTCCAGAGGTTTTTCGGACAAACTGACTGCCACCCTTCTTAACAGTAGGAAGAAGGAGACACGTTCTATTTATAGAAAAGTTTGGCTTCGTTTTAATACTTGGTGCCAGGAATTTTCCTTTCCAACACAAAGCCACAAGTCCGTTCTGGAGTTTCTCCAGTGCGGAGCGGATAAAGGCTTGTCAGTGAGTACCCTTAAAGGCCAGGTCTCAGCCCTCAGTGTGTTTCTAGAGAGCCCTCTAGCATCCAATCCTTGGGTCATCAGGTTCTTTAGGGCTTTGTCCAGACAGAAACCTTCCCAGGGACCTCCCTTCCCCAAGTGGGATCTATCACTAGTTTTACAGGTGCTAACAGGGTTGCCCTTTGAACCCTTAGACAAGTGTTCGTTAAAGGATCTAACGTTTAAAACAGTCTTTTTAGTTGCAGTGACTACTGCCAGGAGGGTCAGTGAATTGGAAGCCCTGTCCATTCGTCCTcctttttgtgtaatttttccGGATCGAGTTGTTTTTAAAACCGATCCGGCCTTCCTTCCGAAAGTGGCTTCCAAGTTCCATAGAAGCCAGGAGGTTGTGTTACCTTCATTTTGTACCAATCCCTCGGGTGAAAGGGAATTTAAGTTTAGTACACTAGATGTTAGGAGATGCATCCTACAGTACTTGGAGCTGACTCGGGCTTTTAGGAAGTCAGACTCTTTGTTCGTTTTGTTTTCTGGGACCAGAAAGGGACAGAAAGCGTCTCGGCGCACAATTGCTAGGTGGCTTAGACTAGTTATTGGGCAGGCTTACTCCTTGACTGGTAGGGAAGTCCCTACAGGAATAAAGGCACACTCTACCCGAGCGGTGGCTACTTCTCAGGCTGAAAGGGCTGGAGCGACGCCAGATCAAATATGCAAAGCCGCAACTTGGTCCAGCTACGCCACTTTCATCAAGCATTACAGAGTAGACTTGGTGTCAGCAGGTGAACAAGCCTTTGGGAGAAAAGTCTTGCAAGCCGTGGTCCCACCCTAAATTGTAAGTACTCGATTATCctctcaagttgtggctgtcctgaaagacggatagggaaaaatggagttacacttaccggtaacgtcctttccagtagtctttcaggacagccctagtTACCCTCCCGAAAAGTAGGAAGAAGGGGTTTCTAATCCAGGAACATAGTATGATATTGATGTGTTAACTATGGATTactaacatgttcttgtgtctccccagcggaccggagtgctcgtataaaaactgaggtctagcagggggaggagagattttaaaggctgtgcagtgtttcctaaggaagaggaggagcctatctctcaagttgtggctgtcctgaaagactactggaaaggacgttaccggtaagtgtaactccatttttttttcatcactctgGGACCACAGGTAAGCTTTCCCAGGCCGACAAGGGCCCAGCTGAGGGGAAAAAAGCGTCCCTGGGTTTGCAAGCCTGCAAACAAATCTACGTCAGCAGGAAGGTTTCCCCCCCCGCCCGACTCTCGGGTCGCCTTCACGAGTTTGCAGCTCGATGGACCTCCCTGCTTTCCGACCAGTGGGTTTGAAAAATAGAatttctttcttgtccaccaaacggATTCTTTCTCTGAAACCTTCATCTTCTTCCGGCTCGTCAGAAACGCCCTGTTTGGGGCAGTACAGGACCTGCTGATACGTGGGGTAATAGTACCTGTGCCGCTGCcagaaaggtttcagggattctacttcaatctgtttgtagtcccaaagaaggacggggtccgttcaatcctggacctcaaggccctcaactcctttgtaaAAGTATCGAGGTTCAGGATGGAATCCATTCTCTCTGTGGTCGTtgcactccatccgggggattttctggcgtccttggacatcaaggacgcatacttgcatgtccccatatatgtTGGGCAtcagatttctgcgctttgcagtCAGGGACGATCACTACCAATTTGtagctctcccctttggcctggcgtcggcaccaagggttttcaccaaggtgcccACCCCGATTCTGGctctgctgagacagcgaggaattGCTATTGTGGGCTACCTGGACAACCTCCTCCTCAGAGCAGCTTCagactcagaattagaggaggatgtggcgattgccagtcagacccttcaagaatttgtttgggtactgaacctccagaagtcagtgttggtaccgATTCAGAGCCTGAAATACCCAGGCTtggttctggactcctcagaggtgaGAGTTTTTCTCCCTTTGTAAATTTTCCAGACTCTTCAGGCGGcagtgaagctgttggcatcccgcaggTGGTCGTTGctgcgcttttgcatgcgagtcctgggtctcatggtagcctccttcgaggcggtaccgtatgctcaattccacacttgagtcttgcagaaggagatcctgtccaagtggGACAAGTTTCCGTTGTCCCTGGATTctcaaatccgggtgagccaaCTAGTCAGGACTTCCCTGGTTTGGTAGCTGAGATCTCCGGCCCTTCAGTTCGAAAAGTCATTCCTTCCCTTACACTGAACGGTGATCACGATGGATGCCAGTCTGACCGgctgggggggagtttggggTGTTCAGTCGATACAGGGTCACTGGAAGCAGGAAGAATCCCGCCTGCCGTAcaatgtgctggaacttcgggcgatcaggcagtgcctctccacatggtcaaaGAGGCTGCAGGGACGTCTAGTCAGGATCCAGTTGGACAACGCCATGGCGGTGGCGTATggcaaccatcaaggaggaacaagaagctcggctgcagcatcggaggtcgctcacatcctgtgGTGGGCAGAACGGAGCGTGACGGTTCTatcggccgtatacattccgggcgtagaaaactgtcAAGCAGACTACCGAAGTCGTCAGATACTGGACCAAGAAGAATGGTCACTACACCTGGATCAGCGTTGGCTGTttttctttcaacgacccttggcgGCTCATTCACTGGTAAGTACATTTGTGCAAGGGGTCCGACATGTGGCTCCTCCGGTTCGACCACCACtacctccatgggatttgaatctggtgctctcggtacttcagaaacctccttttgagaacatcagaTTGATTCCTCTTTTAGCACTCTCTCAGAAAGTTGCCTTTCTGGTGTCCATTAAATCAGTcaggagggtttctgagttggcggccttgtcttgcaagtccccctacttgatcctccataaggctAAAGCAGTGCAACGCCCGCAGCCTTTTCTTctgaaggtggtttcggcttttcatctaaatgaggacattgtacttccatccttgtgtcctcggccgtcgcatcccaaagaggTTGCGTTACATTCCTTGCACGTGGTACGTGCTCTGCGGGTGCATCTGTCTGCTAtggctcagtttcggaggtcaGACTCGACCTGGTCGTCCATTCACACTTTCACTAAGTTTTACAAGGTTGACGTGCATGCATCTGCGGATGCGTGCTTCggctgcaaggttttgcaggcggctgtttaaggttgcaactcctctgttgaggagctctgtttgtttTGTGGTGAAGTTtgtttgattgctgttcccaccccttggttttttgacactgcttggggacgtccctaatgtcaagaATTAGGgacgctgtgtccgtccatggacgaaagagaaaataggatttttgtactcaccataataTACTTTTCTctaaagtccatggacggacacagcaccgaccccctcctttttatgtttgtactgttTTTTGCTGAACTAAGCTGCTgagtgcagggtgaggggttatgaccagaggaccgccccctgggaggggctgttcagctttgctatagttacatgtttttaaatatatctaatatgtctgcctagtcctctcctaatagactgAACATAACCTAATGTCAAGaattaaggaagctgtgtccgtccatggacttcagagaaaaggattttatggtgagtacaagaatccaattttttattttaagaaagaCATTTTTAACTTTGCAATTTTAACGAACACATGTCAAAAGTGCAAAACTATGTTTAGGTAATAAGGTTTCTTAAACCTTCTttcattaaaagagaagttcagAATTTATTGTttctttctaaaaaaataaaataatacttaCCTAGGCGGATGCTGCATTTGTCCCCCTCTGGCTCTgactgagaaccaagtgatcaaacaccactgatcgctcagttctcagagctctgttagcagagagctggtgaccgtAAGAGCCGTCTGCTCTTCTTTAATACATTTCCTCCACTAAACACTACTTGAACTTGGTAATCGGGCTGACCGTGTCAGTACCTACACGTTATGCTTAACAAAAATAGAAGGAATAAATGACAGTTCACATTTGAAAATGTTGTGAGTGTTTTATGCTCTGCATTTATGAAAGTCTCATGCTTCAGGAGCTGAAATAAGTTGTGGTTGTTAAGGAAACCCATAGGAGGCACGATTTAGACAAAAGAAAACTGTAGGCTTGAAATTGTTGTATTGATTCACAGTAAATCCTCTCTAACATGAGAAAATaagtaaacagaaaaaaataaccattttctttttcacaaaaaatgttttatccagTTCCTAACACTTTAATAAATTATCATCTTCTTTAGATTTCCAATTAAAAATCCTGAATATCTTGCCAAATGGCTTGCTGTCCTTCGCCGTGACAAGTGGAAACCATCAATATACAGCAGGCTATGTAGCGACCACTTCACAGAAAATGATTACATGTTGCGACCGGGGGCCTCATTTCCTTATCTGCGCCTGGATGCTGTGCCTTCCATTATTGATGGGGTCTGTATAAAAAAAGAACCAGTGAAGAAGCTTCCAAAACCAATAGAGATTAGCCCATCTACCTCAGTCTTGCCTAATAAGCCACCATGTGGCACACCTGCACCAGAGGTGGGCACGGCTGAGCACTCCTATTCTGTTATTTCATATAAGGATGTGGCCGAAACTCCAAAAGTGGATCCTGTTCTGGTTAATTtaaggaggaagaagaacacaTTGCAGAAACAAGTTTTAAGGCAGAGGAACAGCATAACCAACCTGAAGAAGCTGATTGTGCAGCAGCGAAACAACATACAAGGAAATGATCCTGTGCAACTAATGTCAAAGTACTTCAAAGGATTAACATTGGATATGTTCAGACATTTAGTTCAAAATGGAAAGAATAACAAAGGAGTACAATTCTCCAAGGAGATCAAGGGATTTGCTGTCACTCTATATTACTATTCCCCAGTAGCTTACGAAATTTGCCAACCAGTTCTTTCTTTACCTGATTTGGGGACTTTGAGAGAATGGATGCCTTCAGTAGTGGACATGTCTCATTCTGGGGTAGTCATTCAGACAGAGGAAGCCAGCTAAATGGATTGGAATGTCCTAGTAATAGAGGATTAAGGGAGCCATCggcaggttttctttttttttgttcttaccTGTACTAAAAATTAGATGGCTAAATTGGATTGGTTCCTGAGAGTAACACTTCTTTTTATACATGCGTCGCAAGAAAAAGCACATAAGATATCGGATTGTTTTTCTTTAGTCAATAAATGTGTTCTGGAAAAATATAGCTGTTAACCAGGCTGCATTGGGGTTATATTTTGTATGTTGAAAAGGGTTTTTCACCTTTTTCAGCAATAAACCCTTCTGGTCACACAAATGACCTTGATTCTTCACAAATTTCCTCACTTCTTCACAAATTTCCTCACTTATAGAACATGACTCTTACACACAAATATTTAGATTGTTTCAATGAACCCCCAAGTCATGCCAGGTATGCCAACCTTCAACTCAGCCTCCTTGCTAACGGTCAGGGCTGTAATTGGTGAGTGTAAATGAAGGTGTCAGTTGAATGTGTGGCAAATCTGTGCAGGAAGGGAGAACAGCACACGGGTTGTGAAGATATACATAGGAAATCATTTGATTGGCAAATTTAGGGTGGAAAATGTGTCCAGGTGTAGCCACTTTTAAAAATATTgcaaatgttaaccacttaagacccggaccaaaatgcagctaaaggaccttgcccctttttgcgacttccgctttaactgacaattgcgcggtcgtgcgacgtggctcccaaacaaaattggcgtcctttttttccccacaaatagagctttcttttggtggtatttggtcacctctgcggtttttgttttttgcgctattaacaaaaatagagcgacaattttgaaaaaaatgcaatatttttttcttttcgctacaataaatatcccccaaaaatatatgtaaaaaaaatgttttactccgtttatgccgatacgtattctacctatttttggtaaaaaaaaaatcgcaataagcgtttatcggttggtttgcacaaaatttatagcatttagaaAATAgggtgatagttttattgcatttttattattaatttttttttttgtttactactaattttttttttgtgactgtgacattatggcggatacttcggacaattttgacacatttttgggaccattgtcattttcacagcaaaaaatgcatttaaaatgcattctttattgtgaaaatgacagttgcagtttgggagttaaccacaagggagcgctgatggggttatgtgttccctgaagtgtgtttacaactgtaggggggtgtggctgtaggtgtgacgtcatcgattgtgtcccccctataaaagggatgacacgatcgatgcagccgccacagtgaagaacggggaagccggaTTAACTCTTCatagcaagactgggcacagatgacatgaaatcctatactgtacaagccttaattgttaaaaaaaaaaatagcggtttacttccactttaaaggagaagtagggcctgatgccccgtacacacgaccagttttctcgtcggaaaaactgcgatgagagcttttcttCAGGAATCCCGACCGCgtatatgctccatctgactttttcccacggggaaaaaaaagagcaggatctctttttcccgtcaggaaaaccgttcgtctgtatactttttcgacgggaaaaaaacatgcatgctcggaagcatagaacttaattttgtcggctcgtcgtagtcttttacgtcaccgcgttcttggcagtcaaaagttcagggacttttgtgtgaccgtgtgtatgcaaggcaggcttgagtggaattccgtcgggaaaaccattgttttttttctgaagggaAACCCCCTCGTGTGTACGTTGCATTCGCCTCTCAGCATACCACTGAGGGCCAGAGCCAtccgctcccaccccctccagagAGCGaaactccagtgagtgctggaggggcagaacagAAAACCGGTGACTCCTCTCTGCTCCGTTAACAGAGAACAGAGCGATCGGcagtctttgatcgctcagttcattGTTGTAAAGGTggtaggggacagatgcagcatcagattgCTAGGTGAGTATGgatgtttgatttttttaatttatgcacTGGTCCTCAACAACATgatggagtttatttactaaagctggagagtgcaaaatcagtctcacttcCGTAGAGAAACCAAACAGCTTCTAATCTcggcttgtttaattaagctttggcatTAAAACCtgaaagccgattggtttctttgcaaaaGTTAGACTGATTTTTCACTAGCTTTTGTAAATAAACCATTATGGGACCTATTTATAATGGAGGGTGGATATTGCTATCTACTCTTTGATATGACTCATTCATAAAATGTGG
This window encodes:
- the LOC120929501 gene encoding THAP domain-containing protein 1-like, which produces MTVCAANGCKNRLSKGCGKHFFRFPIKNPEYLAKWLAVLRRDKWKPSIYSRLCSDHFTENDYMLRPGASFPYLRLDAVPSIIDGVCIKKEPVKKLPKPIEISPSTSVLPNKPPCGTPAPEVGTAEHSYSVISYKDVAETPKVDPVLVNLRRKKNTLQKQVLRQRNSITNLKKLIVQQRNNIQGNDPVQLMSKYFKGLTLDMFRHLVQNGKNNKGVQFSKEIKGFAVTLYYYSPVAYEICQPVLSLPDLGTLREWMPSVVDMSHSGVVIQTEEAS
- the LOC120929489 gene encoding uncharacterized protein LOC120929489, coding for MGVFFPKQVRIGDSEKGVFPRVLIPSATEVPGHSASQSQGKSRSSSGGLEGSGGPKCCLQSPKRRGEKRVLLPRFRGKETLWQVQVNPKPETAEQVSNIQKFPYGVNFHGKGPPTTELLYGLPGPQGRVPARTHCRGVSGVSTASDRLGNFGGAPTVPGLAIRSILLTPRVHKGPGGTNSFSASSGSGYNSVPGRPASFCSLSGTSLQGPGTNQKDPYGPRLAVKPGKIQSNTIAAHSLFRVHPGLHPAKGLPSIREGSKVRKVGICPPGQPSGFNQIPDVNTRTVNFHSTGSPVGRDSLSGPAGLCTQNLGPQLRTPRRPGTGPKSGKEIPLVVEKDHQSVAGSSMAYPVSTDCHHRRQRQRLGGSPGGTSSTGCLGSGRAETFLQLEGAEGDRFSSHLLSGETSRTPRPGEVRQCVGRGLCKQTGWHQVCSPVGHNDKNLSLGRNKHPVLISSFSKGDRKQYSGFPQSKSTEGRRVVPQSGGLPSFGQEMGVSGDGSLRIQGERKNTLVFLSGQGRGSKRDRCPIPELAIRDLLRLPTPSSSTTGPEKISAGEHLTYPYGTPLAQEGLVFGSQATDHRTPSFSSSSRGSPLAGSSSMPTGTQVEPCGVVTEESLLRSRGFSDKLTATLLNSRKKETRSIYRKVWLRFNTWCQEFSFPTQSHKSVLEFLQCGADKGLSVSTLKGQVSALSVFLESPLASNPWVIRFFRALSRQKPSQGPPFPKWDLSLVLQVLTGLPFEPLDKCSLKDLTFKTVFLVAVTTARRVSELEALSIRPPFCVIFPDRVVFKTDPAFLPKVASKFHRSQEVVLPSFCTNPSGEREFKFSTLDVRRCILQYLELTRAFRKSDSLFVLFSGTRKGQKASRRTIARWLRLVIGQAYSLTGREVPTGIKAHSTRAVATSQAERAGATPDQICKAATWSSYATFIKHYRVDLVSAGEQAFGRKVLQAVVPP